One genomic window of Candidatus Scalindua japonica includes the following:
- a CDS encoding ABC transporter ATP-binding protein — MSEQYQNVTVEKLSYSYTEMPFIQDLSFDFRAGELFNVVGPNGAGKTTLLYLIGGILKPQVGEILLGDVQLNSFKRQALARIMTIIPAESNIAFDFTVYDIVSMGRYPYHSPLESFNDNDREIIWEAIERTGLAKYKNEIFNQLSSGERQRVLIARALVQKTPILLMDEPTVHLDIHYQLDIYRLAQSLAHDKNLSVFMISHNLNYASMYSDRIMLMREGSIVKIGVPDDILQPELLSDVYGTALSVYPHPETGQPTVWPRQ; from the coding sequence ATGAGCGAACAATATCAGAATGTCACGGTTGAAAAACTCTCTTATTCGTATACAGAGATGCCTTTTATTCAAGATCTCTCTTTTGACTTCAGGGCGGGAGAGTTGTTCAATGTTGTTGGCCCTAACGGGGCCGGTAAAACAACTCTATTATATTTGATTGGCGGGATACTCAAACCACAGGTCGGTGAGATTTTACTGGGTGACGTGCAGTTAAACTCTTTTAAACGTCAGGCTCTTGCCAGAATCATGACGATCATTCCGGCTGAATCAAATATTGCATTTGACTTCACAGTTTATGATATTGTGTCCATGGGCCGTTATCCTTATCATAGTCCACTTGAGTCATTTAACGATAACGACCGTGAAATTATATGGGAGGCTATTGAACGGACCGGATTAGCAAAATACAAAAATGAAATTTTCAACCAGCTTTCCAGTGGTGAAAGGCAGCGGGTCCTGATTGCCCGCGCTCTGGTGCAGAAAACACCTATTCTGTTAATGGACGAACCGACTGTTCATCTGGACATTCATTACCAATTGGATATTTACCGGCTCGCGCAATCACTCGCGCATGACAAGAATCTATCAGTTTTCATGATCTCGCATAATTTAAATTATGCATCGATGTATAGTGACCGTATTATGTTGATGCGTGAAGGAAGTATTGTAAAAATTGGCGTTCCTGATGATATCCTTCAGCCTGAACTGCTCAGTGATGTTTACGGCACAGCTTTGTCTGTTTATCCACATCCTGAAACAGGCCAACCTACTGTCTGGCCAAGGCAGTAA
- a CDS encoding adenosylcobinamide amidohydrolase, which yields MLIGKYDGIEIHRKEKFIYINFLVQHRVISTCSVYGGLRDDLEGIANHQLCEPLGHDRKGLEIIAESPANYLTSVFKKYGLSPEKRALLGTAANMNYAAVESQEYQGLKVVAISTGGVKKNAGRAGDPANIYEKDGKFISEKNEVDEPHGTINTIIIINKELTDGAMVRSVVTASEAKAATLQELAVHSCYSSGMATGTGTDQVGIASMLTGEIPLTGAGKHTKLGELIALTVIKSVKKTLSLQDSLTSQSQRSAIIHLERFGMDKKSMTEKICSFLDKEKFELYENNFVAIDRDSVTVAATAALVHLRDKIEWGILPENCLPEIFSSYGAQISSSISGKFERIGYYRESLSRERMGICNHEFTNFICKSFALGFSEKWE from the coding sequence ATGTTAATAGGAAAATATGACGGGATAGAAATACACCGCAAAGAGAAATTTATATATATTAACTTTCTTGTTCAACACAGGGTTATTTCTACTTGCAGTGTATATGGAGGGTTGCGTGATGATCTGGAGGGGATTGCTAATCATCAATTATGTGAGCCTTTGGGACATGATAGAAAAGGTTTGGAGATTATAGCTGAAAGCCCTGCTAATTATTTAACGTCAGTCTTTAAAAAATATGGACTCTCTCCTGAAAAAAGAGCGCTCCTCGGCACTGCAGCAAACATGAATTATGCCGCTGTGGAATCACAGGAATATCAAGGCCTTAAGGTAGTGGCGATAAGTACGGGAGGTGTGAAAAAAAATGCCGGCAGGGCCGGTGACCCCGCGAATATTTATGAGAAGGATGGGAAGTTTATCAGTGAGAAAAATGAGGTCGATGAACCTCACGGTACAATAAATACAATAATTATTATAAACAAAGAACTGACGGATGGTGCCATGGTGAGGTCGGTTGTTACCGCTTCCGAGGCAAAGGCCGCCACTCTTCAAGAGCTTGCGGTTCATTCCTGTTATTCATCCGGGATGGCTACCGGAACAGGAACCGATCAGGTTGGCATTGCGTCCATGCTGACCGGAGAAATTCCATTGACCGGTGCGGGTAAACACACTAAGTTGGGAGAACTCATAGCTTTAACGGTAATAAAGTCGGTTAAGAAAACCCTGTCATTACAAGATTCACTTACCTCTCAGAGTCAACGTTCAGCAATAATTCATTTAGAACGATTTGGTATGGATAAAAAATCAATGACGGAAAAGATCTGTAGCTTTCTAGATAAAGAGAAGTTTGAACTATATGAAAATAATTTTGTAGCTATTGACCGTGATTCCGTTACTGTAGCGGCAACTGCCGCTCTTGTCCACTTGCGCGATAAAATAGAGTGGGGAATCCTGCCGGAAAACTGCTTACCGGAGATTTTTTCATCCTATGGGGCGCAGATTAGTTCTTCAATTTCGGGAAAGTTTGAGAGAATAGGCTATTATCGGGAGTCTCTTTCTCGTGAACGCATGGGGATATGCAATCATGAGTTCACCAATTTTATTTGTAAATCATTTGCTCTGGGGTTTAGTGAAAAATGGGAATAA
- a CDS encoding MotA/TolQ/ExbB proton channel family protein — translation MLNLILKGGPVMYPLLVCSLISLTITIERVIFWSTESRRMDRKLLDEVFVEIEKGFYDKAIALGNKSKDYMIKIVCYALTHHKSSRINMLEMAAEDEIDRMKRGMAIMDTIITMAPLLGILGTVTGIIVSFDFLGKAGVEDPKAVTGGIAQALITTATGLSIALATIIPYNYFVVKLERAARNIEKCTTSFEIYHQEGRDEDQS, via the coding sequence ATGCTTAATCTCATTCTAAAAGGTGGCCCGGTAATGTACCCGCTGCTGGTTTGTTCACTTATCTCTCTAACAATTACCATAGAGCGAGTTATCTTCTGGTCGACTGAAAGCAGGAGGATGGACCGTAAATTACTGGATGAGGTATTTGTAGAGATTGAAAAGGGTTTTTACGATAAAGCCATTGCTCTGGGTAATAAATCAAAAGACTATATGATAAAAATTGTGTGCTATGCACTCACACATCATAAATCTTCAAGGATAAATATGTTGGAGATGGCGGCAGAAGATGAGATAGACAGGATGAAAAGGGGCATGGCAATAATGGATACAATAATAACCATGGCGCCTCTACTGGGGATTCTCGGCACTGTTACCGGTATAATAGTCTCCTTTGATTTCCTTGGAAAGGCCGGGGTAGAGGACCCGAAAGCTGTTACAGGGGGGATAGCTCAGGCGTTGATTACAACCGCGACAGGTCTGTCGATAGCCCTTGCCACTATAATTCCGTACAACTATTTTGTCGTCAAACTGGAAAGGGCAGCGCGAAATATAGAAAAGTGTACAACAAGTTTCGAAATATATCATCAGGAGGGCAGAGATGAAGATCAATCTTAA
- a CDS encoding ExbD/TolR family protein: MKINLNLRRKGPRIEMLPLIDIVFLLLVFFIYAMLSMVVHRGFKVDLPQATTAEIDKEDYASITVDKNNRILLNKEEILIENLSEEVNTNIKKGIKIFINGDKEADLGVVINVLDTLRRDEIKEVYFETEPFEQKPLNNSGIPGF; the protein is encoded by the coding sequence ATGAAGATCAATCTTAATCTGAGACGAAAGGGGCCCCGGATAGAGATGTTACCACTTATTGACATCGTCTTTCTCCTTCTGGTCTTCTTTATCTACGCAATGCTTTCCATGGTGGTTCATCGCGGGTTTAAAGTGGATCTTCCACAGGCGACAACGGCTGAGATTGACAAGGAAGACTACGCTTCAATTACCGTAGATAAAAATAACAGGATACTTCTTAACAAAGAAGAGATACTTATTGAAAATCTTTCTGAGGAGGTTAATACAAATATTAAGAAGGGGATTAAGATCTTTATTAATGGTGATAAAGAAGCGGACCTCGGCGTTGTGATAAATGTACTTGATACCTTGAGAAGAGATGAGATCAAGGAGGTCTATTTTGAAACAGAACCCTTTGAACAAAAACCATTAAATAATTCAGGAATTCCTGGATTTTAG
- a CDS encoding TonB family protein produces the protein MAVDKQIHQKKVSTPNSKEIMADVKAKGVTQGAMVKNVFKPSYPSSCKRQGHEGATVLEVTILSKGKRGEINILKSAGCASLDKAAIKALKKAKYIPARRLGVPFTTAKKIAFSFKLEDYQ, from the coding sequence ATGGCCGTTGATAAACAGATACATCAAAAGAAGGTATCTACCCCCAATTCAAAAGAGATCATGGCTGATGTTAAGGCAAAGGGTGTAACACAGGGTGCGATGGTAAAGAATGTATTTAAACCCTCCTATCCTTCCAGTTGTAAGCGGCAGGGACATGAAGGGGCTACGGTATTGGAAGTAACAATTCTCAGTAAAGGGAAGCGTGGGGAAATAAATATATTAAAATCAGCAGGCTGTGCATCACTTGATAAAGCAGCCATTAAAGCTTTAAAGAAAGCGAAGTATATCCCTGCCAGACGATTAGGAGTCCCCTTTACCACAGCAAAGAAGATAGCTTTTAGTTTTAAACTGGAAGATTATCAATAG